Part of the Clostridia bacterium genome, CCCCAAAGATCTTAGCAGGGGAGGTAGTAGCATGAGCGACAAACCCTTCATTCACGTAGTGGATACCACTTTGCGCGATGGCAGCCATGCCGTCAGTCACGAGTTCACGGCGGAACAGATTGCCGCCGTTGCCCGGGGGCTGGATGAAGCCGGAGTGGAATATATCGAGGTTTCCCACGGGGACGGCCTGGCGGGTTCGTCTTACAACTACGGCTGGGCCAAATTGACTGACGAAGAAATGCTTCAAGCCGCCGCCGGGGCCATCAAAAAGGCGAAATTGACGGTCCTGCTCCTGCCCGGCATCGGTACCGTGGAGGACCTGAAAATGGCGGCCGACTGCGGCGCCAAAGTGGTGCGGGTGGCTACCCATGTGACGGAAGCCGATATCGGGGAACAGCATATCGGTATTGCCAAGCAGATGGGCATGACGGCGGTCGGTTTCTTGATGATGTGCCACATGGTGCCGCCGGAAAAGGTGGTGGAGCAAGCCAAGCTCTTTGAATCCTACGGGGCCGACTACATCAATATCGCCGATTCCGCCGGTGCCATGCTGCCGGAAGATGTCAAAGCCCGGGTGGGAGCCGTGGTGGAAGCCGTGCAGGTCCCGGTGGGTTTCCATGCCCATAACAATCTTTCCCTGGCCATTGCTAACGCCGTGGCGGCGGTAGAGGCCGGTGCCACGTTCCTGGATGCTACCTGCCGGGGTTTGGGCGCCGGCGCCGGCAACGCCCAGACCGAAGTATTAATCGGCGTGCTGGACAAGCTTGGTTACCGGACGGGGGTGGATTTCTACAAAATCATGGATGTGGCGGAAGACATCGTGGAGCCGGTCATGCACCGGCCCCAGGTAGTGCGCAACGCGCCCCTGATGCTGGGTTATGCCGGCGTCTACTCCAGCTTCTTGCTGCACACCTACCGGGCCGCCGAGAAGTTCAACCTCGATCCGCGGGATATCTTGGTGGAATTGGGAAGGAGGAGGATGGTAGGAGGACAGGAAGACATGATCATCGATGTCGCTTATCAGTTAGCCCAAAAGAAAGGAGGGGCTTAAGCCGTGAAAGTAGTCAATTTGCTGGCCACTATCGATGCGGAAAAGTGCCGCGGTTGCAAGACCTGCGAGAAGGTCTGCCCGGTATTGGCCATCAAAGTAGAGAACAGAAAAGCCATTGTTGATGCCGACCGCTGCCGGGGTTGTGCGGCTTGCGAACAGCGCTGCCCGGATTATGCGGTGATCATGGTGAAACGAGAACAGCCCATCCTGGTGCAAGTTGATGTGGCGGCTGTGGACTACAGCCAAATTGAAGAACTTTGCCGCCGGGCCAAATTGAACCCCGAGCAGATTATCTGCTACTGCACCGCCACCCGGGCGGAAGAAGTGGCCGCCGCCGTTTTACAAGGGGCGAAGTCCCCGGAAGAGATTTCCTTCCTCACGGGGGCCAGGACCGGTTGCAAGGTGGAATGCATCCAACCCATCCTGCGGCTGCTGGAAGCAGCAGGCATTAAACCGGAACCCCCAAAAGACGGGTGGCAGTGGTACGGCCGGACCGTGACGGTATGGGAGATTCCGGAGGAAGTCAAGCGCAAGTATGCCAGCCGCGGCTTCTACTTTGACGAGGACATTCAACTGTTAGACCGGGTAGTGGCCGCACCGGTACAGGGAAGGAGGGAACCCGATGCGTCCTCCCATTAAACCTATTCCGCCGCGAGCTTCCCAATATGGGATTGATCCGGCGCTGGTAAAAACCCGGGTCTGCGAACTGCCGGGCATGACCTCCGTATTGCTCAAAGAACTTTTCCCCGACCTGCCGGAGGTGATTTATCCCGGTGAAGGTGGGGTAGCCGCCGTCCGCCAAGCGACGGAGGAAGCCTTGCAAAAGATTGACATGAGCAAGATCAAGCCGGA contains:
- the dmpG gene encoding 4-hydroxy-2-oxovalerate aldolase gives rise to the protein MSDKPFIHVVDTTLRDGSHAVSHEFTAEQIAAVARGLDEAGVEYIEVSHGDGLAGSSYNYGWAKLTDEEMLQAAAGAIKKAKLTVLLLPGIGTVEDLKMAADCGAKVVRVATHVTEADIGEQHIGIAKQMGMTAVGFLMMCHMVPPEKVVEQAKLFESYGADYINIADSAGAMLPEDVKARVGAVVEAVQVPVGFHAHNNLSLAIANAVAAVEAGATFLDATCRGLGAGAGNAQTEVLIGVLDKLGYRTGVDFYKIMDVAEDIVEPVMHRPQVVRNAPLMLGYAGVYSSFLLHTYRAAEKFNLDPRDILVELGRRRMVGGQEDMIIDVAYQLAQKKGGA
- a CDS encoding 4Fe-4S binding protein — its product is MKVVNLLATIDAEKCRGCKTCEKVCPVLAIKVENRKAIVDADRCRGCAACEQRCPDYAVIMVKREQPILVQVDVAAVDYSQIEELCRRAKLNPEQIICYCTATRAEEVAAAVLQGAKSPEEISFLTGARTGCKVECIQPILRLLEAAGIKPEPPKDGWQWYGRTVTVWEIPEEVKRKYASRGFYFDEDIQLLDRVVAAPVQGRREPDASSH